A window of Campylobacter cuniculorum DSM 23162 = LMG 24588 contains these coding sequences:
- a CDS encoding LutB/LldF family L-lactate oxidation iron-sulfur protein: MSSEKIAHEEIVRIKLNDTQMRENLMTAMHTLQKNRLKVIENKFEDWEGLRTKAKKAKNNALMSLKDRLLEFEKNAQKNGMKVHWASSDEDACELIYELMKQKKITKILKGKSMASEEIGLNHYLEKKGIKAIETDLGELILQLNGESPVHIVVPAIHRNRNEVGQIFKEKLGAKLESEPEKLNAIAREHLRAEFEELKLGLSGVNFAMSKEGAFWLIENEGNGRMCTTAPDIHIALCGIEKVMESFEDAATMVSLLTPSATGQFIPTYNNIITAPRKNGDLDGPKEVHIILFDHHRSDMLAHEDYYEALRCIRCGACMNFCPVYDQIGGHTYQTIYPGPIGEVISPNLFGIDQTGDILNFCSLCGRCSEVCPVKIPLAELIRKLRADKVGQRQNPPLGAEFMHKNKGESFVFKQFKNLATNGERWRFSLSKAHYFNYFIQNFKHSLPVIKKWSAFKELPQIKKDLYKEVQNIQGVVYE, from the coding sequence ATGAGCAGTGAAAAGATAGCACACGAAGAAATTGTTCGCATTAAACTCAATGACACTCAAATGCGTGAAAATTTAATGACGGCTATGCATACTTTGCAAAAAAATCGCCTTAAGGTTATAGAAAATAAATTCGAGGATTGGGAGGGTTTGCGAACTAAGGCTAAAAAGGCTAAAAATAATGCTTTGATGAGTTTAAAAGATAGGCTTTTAGAATTTGAAAAAAATGCTCAAAAAAATGGTATGAAAGTGCATTGGGCAAGCAGTGATGAAGATGCTTGTGAGCTTATCTATGAGCTGATGAAACAGAAAAAAATCACTAAAATTCTCAAAGGCAAATCAATGGCTAGTGAGGAAATTGGGCTCAATCATTACTTAGAGAAAAAAGGTATAAAGGCTATAGAGACGGATTTAGGAGAGCTTATTTTACAGCTTAATGGTGAAAGTCCTGTGCATATTGTTGTTCCGGCTATCCATAGGAATCGCAATGAAGTTGGACAAATTTTCAAAGAAAAACTCGGAGCAAAACTTGAAAGCGAACCTGAAAAGCTCAATGCTATTGCAAGAGAGCATTTAAGGGCTGAATTTGAGGAGTTAAAACTTGGACTGAGCGGGGTTAATTTTGCTATGTCTAAAGAAGGAGCTTTTTGGCTGATTGAAAATGAAGGCAATGGCAGAATGTGCACCACAGCTCCGGATATTCATATCGCACTTTGCGGCATAGAAAAGGTTATGGAAAGCTTTGAAGATGCTGCGACTATGGTATCTTTACTCACTCCTTCTGCAACCGGGCAGTTTATCCCAACTTACAATAATATCATCACAGCACCGAGAAAAAATGGAGACTTAGATGGACCTAAAGAGGTGCATATTATATTATTTGACCATCATCGAAGTGATATGTTAGCCCATGAGGATTATTACGAGGCTCTAAGATGCATTAGATGTGGAGCTTGTATGAATTTTTGTCCTGTTTATGACCAAATTGGCGGACATACTTATCAAACCATTTATCCCGGACCTATTGGTGAAGTGATTAGCCCAAATCTTTTTGGGATTGATCAAACGGGTGATATTTTAAACTTTTGTTCGCTTTGCGGCAGGTGTTCTGAAGTATGTCCGGTTAAAATTCCTTTAGCTGAACTCATTAGAAAACTTAGGGCTGATAAAGTAGGACAAAGGCAAAACCCGCCCTTAGGAGCTGAATTTATGCATAAAAACAAAGGAGAATCTTTTGTATTTAAGCAATTTAAAAATTTAGCAACAAATGGAGAAAGATGGCGTTTTTCACTTTCAAAGGCTCATTATTTCAATTATTTTATCCAAAATTTCAAGCATTCTTTACCAGTCATTAAAAAATGGAGTGCCTTTAAAGAATTGCCTCAAATTAAAAAAGATTTATACAAAGAAGTGCAAAATATTCAAGGAGTGGTTTATGAATAG
- a CDS encoding LutC/YkgG family protein gives MNRIDEISARSKEDILAKLENAYKQEDFSHQSSIDPIEHIAVSNLSPLEEMKQKMSENKYIVEEASAEILEEKINEIVANYNYEKLIYPANLTLNLEKINAKEKICFDKEIEHLRKEVFESDFSIINASAGVSSHGVALVLSSKEQPRMLSLAPKLCIILLKKEKVLRSLSQALHLVKKENEILPSNILFIAGPSRTADIELITVFGVHGPQKVHIILY, from the coding sequence ATGAATAGAATTGATGAAATTTCAGCCAGAAGCAAAGAAGATATTTTAGCTAAACTTGAAAACGCTTATAAACAAGAGGATTTTTCCCATCAAAGTAGCATAGATCCGATTGAACATATAGCCGTTTCAAATCTTAGCCCCTTAGAAGAAATGAAACAAAAAATGTCAGAAAATAAATACATTGTTGAAGAAGCAAGTGCGGAAATTTTAGAAGAAAAAATCAATGAAATTGTAGCAAATTACAATTATGAAAAACTCATTTATCCTGCAAATTTGACTTTAAATTTAGAAAAAATTAATGCGAAAGAAAAAATTTGCTTCGATAAAGAGATTGAACATTTAAGAAAAGAAGTTTTTGAGTCTGATTTTTCTATCATTAATGCAAGTGCTGGAGTAAGCTCACATGGCGTTGCACTCGTACTTTCTTCAAAAGAACAGCCTAGAATGCTTTCTTTAGCTCCAAAACTTTGCATTATCCTGCTTAAAAAAGAAAAGGTTTTAAGGAGTCTTAGTCAGGCTCTTCATTTAGTGAAAAAAGAAAATGAAATATTGCCGAGTAATATTTTATTTATCGCTGGTCCTTCAAGGACAGCAGATATTGAGCTTATAACGGTTTTTGGAGTGCATGGACCTCAAAAAGTGCATATTATTTTATATTGA
- a CDS encoding Cj0069 family protein, with amino-acid sequence MKKNIVFFEAVGGSDKGRDGHRRDTVPMMDYLKKLGWNAEVVFFTDEILRDESKKNEIYEYVKKSADAYVSRVNPGNLKEEKLYFDVLRKLCENGVIGMPHPDAMIGYGAKDALTKLRNTELVPTDTLAYYDPAEAKRIGVKWEAGGEHDFKKNFPKTLAKGERVLKQNRGSTGEGIWRVQIKNPDKYKGVSELPLDAEIRCTEAVDNHVEERKLGEFMDFCEKYLKGDNGMLVDMTFLPRIKEGEIRILMLYKDPIYVVHKKPAEGADAFSATLFSGAKYRYDKPEQWSKLVDYFLSNLPEIKSKLGNYDLPLIWTADFILDTDENGKDKYVLGEINCSCVGFTSPAEFLDKTARRVANTIINIVEDAQK; translated from the coding sequence ATGAAAAAAAATATCGTATTTTTTGAAGCAGTAGGTGGTAGCGATAAGGGTCGCGATGGACACAGAAGAGACACTGTGCCTATGATGGACTATCTTAAGAAACTTGGTTGGAATGCAGAAGTTGTGTTTTTCACAGATGAAATTTTACGCGATGAGAGCAAAAAAAATGAAATTTACGAATATGTAAAAAAATCTGCTGATGCGTATGTTTCACGTGTTAATCCGGGAAATCTTAAAGAGGAAAAACTCTATTTTGATGTTTTACGCAAACTCTGTGAAAATGGCGTGATTGGTATGCCTCATCCAGATGCCATGATAGGCTATGGGGCAAAGGATGCTCTTACAAAACTGCGCAACACAGAGCTTGTCCCAACGGATACTTTGGCGTATTATGACCCTGCAGAAGCAAAGAGAATCGGAGTTAAATGGGAAGCAGGTGGTGAGCATGATTTTAAAAAGAATTTCCCTAAAACACTTGCAAAGGGCGAGAGAGTTTTAAAACAAAATCGTGGTTCAACAGGCGAAGGAATTTGGCGTGTGCAAATTAAAAATCCCGATAAATACAAAGGCGTGAGTGAGTTGCCCCTTGATGCAGAGATTCGCTGCACAGAAGCGGTGGATAATCACGTAGAGGAACGCAAACTTGGCGAGTTTATGGACTTTTGCGAAAAATACCTTAAAGGCGATAATGGTATGCTCGTGGATATGACTTTCTTGCCACGTATTAAAGAGGGTGAGATTCGTATTCTTATGCTCTATAAAGACCCTATTTATGTGGTGCATAAAAAACCAGCCGAAGGTGCAGACGCCTTTTCTGCGACTCTTTTTAGCGGGGCAAAATACCGCTATGATAAGCCTGAACAATGGAGCAAACTCGTGGATTACTTCCTCTCTAATTTGCCCGAGATTAAAAGCAAACTCGGTAACTACGACTTACCGCTCATTTGGACAGCGGATTTTATCCTTGATACCGATGAAAATGGCAAAGACAAATATGTCTTAGGCGAGATTAACTGCTCTTGTGTCGGCTTCACTTCACCTGCAGAATTCCTTGATAAAACCGCAAGAAGAGTGGCAAACACGATTATTAATATCGTAGAAGATGCACAAAAATGA
- the aroC gene encoding chorismate synthase, whose amino-acid sequence MNTFGTRLKFTSFGESHGMAIGCVIDGMPAGVKFDEEFLQKELDKRKPGKNTFSTPRKESDRAQILSGVFEGFTTAAPIAIVIFNENAHSKDYENIKDLFRPAHADFTYFHKFGIRDYRGGGRSSARESAARVAAGAVAAMLLKEFEIEVQSGIFSVGAINSKLDSAEFDFDFAQKSEIFCLDPKLEEEFKQEILKAKKAKDSVGAGVYTRVKNAFAGLGEVLYDKLDSKLAHALMGINAVKAVEIGSGIKASQMKGSQNNDLMKDNVFLSNHSGGILGGISNGNLIETKTYFKPTPSIFLAQQTQNIAGENVLCELKGRHDPCVGVRGSVVATAMVRLVIADSLLLNASSKLEYLKKIYKLF is encoded by the coding sequence ATGAATACTTTTGGAACAAGACTTAAATTCACAAGCTTTGGAGAATCCCATGGCATGGCTATTGGCTGTGTGATTGATGGAATGCCCGCAGGGGTTAAATTTGATGAGGAATTTTTACAAAAAGAATTGGATAAAAGAAAACCCGGCAAAAATACCTTTTCAACGCCACGCAAAGAAAGCGATAGGGCACAAATTTTAAGTGGGGTTTTTGAAGGTTTTACAACTGCAGCACCTATTGCTATAGTCATTTTTAATGAAAATGCACATTCTAAAGACTATGAAAATATCAAAGATTTATTCCGCCCTGCACACGCTGATTTTACTTATTTTCATAAATTTGGCATAAGAGATTATAGAGGTGGGGGCAGAAGTAGTGCTAGAGAAAGTGCTGCAAGAGTTGCAGCAGGAGCGGTTGCAGCTATGCTTTTGAAAGAATTTGAGATTGAGGTTCAGAGTGGAATTTTTAGCGTAGGAGCAATTAATTCAAAGCTTGATAGTGCTGAATTTGATTTTGATTTTGCTCAAAAAAGCGAAATTTTTTGTTTGGATCCAAAACTTGAGGAAGAATTTAAACAAGAAATTCTTAAGGCTAAAAAGGCTAAAGATAGCGTAGGAGCAGGAGTTTATACGCGTGTGAAAAATGCTTTTGCAGGACTTGGAGAGGTTTTGTATGACAAGCTTGATTCTAAACTTGCACACGCTTTAATGGGTATAAATGCAGTAAAAGCCGTAGAAATAGGCAGTGGGATAAAAGCAAGTCAGATGAAAGGCTCACAAAATAACGATTTGATGAAGGATAATGTCTTTTTAAGCAATCACTCTGGGGGAATTTTAGGTGGGATTTCAAATGGAAATTTAATCGAAACAAAAACTTATTTTAAGCCCACGCCTTCAATTTTTTTGGCTCAACAAACTCAAAATATCGCGGGAGAAAATGTGCTTTGTGAGTTAAAAGGCAGACATGATCCTTGTGTTGGAGTGCGAGGCAGCGTTGTGGCTACGGCTATGGTGCGTCTGGTTATTGCTGATTCTTTGCTTTTGAATGCAAGTTCTAAACTTGAATATTTAAAAAAAATTTATAAATTATTTTAA
- the rnc gene encoding ribonuclease III — protein sequence MKKLELLEKKLKYKFKNQNLLIHALTHKSFKKPYSNERLEFLGDAVLDLVVGEFLFHKFKNDAEGDLSKLRAALVNEKSFAKIALSLDLGTFIFMSASEENNGGRSKPSLLSDALEALIGAVHLESGFETAKEIALFLIQKNYPNIDAKNLIKDYKTKLQEITQSKMGQTPEYETLRAFGPDHQKQFEIALKLEGKEYSRATAKSKKEAQQMAAKIALEKLEVL from the coding sequence ATGAAAAAACTTGAGCTTTTAGAAAAAAAACTTAAATATAAATTTAAAAACCAAAATTTACTCATCCATGCTTTGACGCATAAAAGTTTCAAAAAGCCTTACAGCAACGAAAGACTCGAATTTTTAGGCGATGCGGTGCTGGATTTGGTTGTGGGTGAATTTTTATTTCACAAATTTAAAAATGATGCGGAGGGCGATTTATCTAAGCTTAGAGCCGCTTTGGTCAATGAAAAATCATTTGCAAAGATTGCTTTGAGCTTAGATTTAGGAACCTTTATCTTTATGTCAGCATCTGAAGAAAATAATGGAGGAAGATCTAAACCATCTTTACTTTCAGATGCCTTAGAAGCACTCATTGGTGCGGTGCATTTGGAATCAGGTTTTGAGACAGCTAAGGAAATTGCTTTGTTTTTAATCCAAAAAAATTATCCAAATATCGATGCTAAAAATTTAATCAAAGATTATAAAACCAAACTTCAAGAAATCACTCAAAGCAAAATGGGACAAACTCCAGAATACGAAACCTTAAGAGCTTTTGGACCTGATCATCAAAAACAATTTGAAATTGCTTTAAAACTTGAAGGCAAGGAATATTCTCGTGCTACAGCTAAGAGCAAGAAAGAGGCTCAACAAATGGCGGCTAAAATCGCTTTAGAAAAATTGGAGGTTTTATGA
- the rnhA gene encoding ribonuclease HI codes for MKKIKIYTDGSCLNNPGFGGWAYIVRYKEHEKIAFGSQKDTTNNRMELLAIIEALKILKEPCEIELFTDSNLMVQSINQWLENWVKKGFKGKKNVDLWQKYLKTAKNHKIKAFWVKAHNNHAENETCDRLAKEAALNLQKEYNEKT; via the coding sequence ATGAAGAAAATTAAAATTTATACAGACGGCTCTTGCCTTAATAATCCGGGTTTTGGTGGTTGGGCTTATATCGTGCGTTATAAAGAACACGAAAAAATAGCTTTTGGCTCACAAAAAGATACAACGAATAATAGAATGGAACTTTTGGCGATTATTGAAGCTTTGAAAATTTTAAAAGAACCTTGTGAAATTGAGCTTTTTACAGATTCTAATCTTATGGTGCAAAGTATCAATCAATGGCTTGAAAATTGGGTCAAAAAGGGCTTTAAAGGCAAGAAAAATGTGGATTTGTGGCAAAAATACCTCAAAACAGCTAAAAATCATAAAATCAAAGCCTTTTGGGTTAAAGCTCATAACAATCATGCAGAAAATGAAACATGTGACAGACTTGCTAAAGAAGCCGCTCTTAATTTACAAAAGGAATACAATGAAAAAACTTGA